Proteins co-encoded in one Bacillus infantis NRRL B-14911 genomic window:
- a CDS encoding LysM peptidoglycan-binding domain-containing protein: protein MKKVKKLAASALVALGILTFSQGTASAEEFYTIKKGDTLYSIARQYGSTVGQLKHLNKLKGDLIYAGSRLEVPGKITVKKGDTLWRLGQKYGLSVAELKKINGLRSDLILIGQNLSVNKGSIASYDAEKVKLSVSPKKGYTFHAEEPRRFLLEYGKNSRYFARVEVLDGKSAMDEVKKNSLEYLRTIGKPEDMKPVQLPFYRDSMMVLHAHNKTDQANIIVKNVDGKLLRFTIHYVNQEESEEVYGTMISILGSVKAY, encoded by the coding sequence ATGAAAAAAGTAAAAAAACTGGCTGCTTCAGCGCTTGTCGCCCTTGGCATTCTAACATTCAGCCAGGGCACTGCATCTGCTGAAGAATTTTATACCATCAAAAAAGGGGACACTCTCTATAGCATTGCCAGGCAATATGGCAGTACAGTCGGACAGCTGAAGCATCTCAATAAATTAAAGGGCGATTTGATCTATGCAGGCAGCAGATTGGAGGTTCCCGGAAAGATTACAGTGAAGAAAGGAGACACACTTTGGAGACTCGGACAAAAATACGGTCTCAGTGTCGCTGAACTCAAGAAAATAAACGGACTGAGGAGCGACCTGATCCTAATAGGGCAGAATCTGTCAGTCAATAAAGGCAGTATTGCTTCATATGATGCTGAAAAGGTGAAATTGTCCGTTTCCCCCAAGAAAGGTTACACATTTCATGCAGAAGAGCCGCGCCGCTTCCTTTTGGAATATGGGAAGAATAGCCGGTATTTTGCCAGAGTGGAAGTTCTTGACGGAAAATCAGCAATGGATGAAGTAAAGAAAAATTCTCTGGAATATCTTAGGACGATTGGCAAGCCTGAAGACATGAAACCAGTACAGCTTCCATTTTATAGAGACAGTATGATGGTGCTGCACGCACATAACAAAACTGACCAGGCAAACATCATTGTCAAAAATGTAGACGGGAAGCTGCTTCGATTCACCATTCATTATGTGAACCAGGAGGAATCAGAAGAGGTTTACGGGACGATGATCTCGATTCTCGGAAGCGTGAAAGCATACTGA
- a CDS encoding MFS transporter has protein sequence MTENMLAEKAGFGALFQNRVIRTILLSVFFLQIGIWVRNYSILLYVIEKTNENPVAVSLISVAEFAPIFLFSFIGGTFADRWRPKRTMVWCDLLSALSIFAVLLTLLFGSWKVIFFATLVSSILSQFSQPAGMKLFKLHVPAELVQMGMSIYQTVFALFMILGPIIGTFVYQRFGIMTAIAVMGIAFILSALILLMLPADRELDETSERKSLFQEMKDGFRYVWSSKPLTLLGGCFAAAGLAIGLTQPLGVFLITDRLGLPKEELQWLMTAFGAGMILGGGITIALSKKAQPQLLLALGMAASALGFIGMGLSTAFWLTLAAQFFSGLFMPCIHIGINTMILQNTEENFIGRVNGILNPLFMGATVITMSMSGWLLSKLSIVLIYEASAVLLAVGILILLPIMGRSSVKSGVSEKI, from the coding sequence ATGACAGAAAATATGCTTGCAGAAAAAGCAGGCTTCGGAGCGCTGTTTCAAAATCGCGTTATCAGAACCATCCTGCTGTCCGTCTTTTTCCTGCAAATCGGGATCTGGGTCCGAAATTACTCAATCCTTCTTTATGTAATTGAAAAAACAAATGAAAACCCGGTAGCCGTGTCTCTTATATCAGTCGCCGAATTTGCGCCGATCTTCCTGTTTTCTTTTATCGGAGGGACATTTGCAGACAGGTGGAGGCCGAAAAGGACTATGGTATGGTGCGATTTATTAAGTGCTTTGTCCATATTTGCGGTGCTGCTGACCTTGCTCTTCGGAAGCTGGAAAGTGATCTTCTTTGCGACGCTTGTTTCTTCGATCTTATCCCAATTTTCCCAGCCTGCCGGCATGAAGCTTTTCAAGCTGCATGTACCGGCAGAATTGGTTCAGATGGGAATGTCTATTTACCAGACTGTATTTGCGCTTTTCATGATTCTTGGACCGATTATCGGAACCTTTGTCTATCAGCGTTTCGGAATCATGACAGCCATTGCTGTTATGGGTATAGCTTTTATCCTCTCTGCCCTCATTCTGCTTATGCTGCCAGCTGACAGGGAATTGGATGAAACATCTGAAAGAAAATCACTGTTCCAGGAAATGAAGGATGGCTTCCGCTATGTCTGGAGCAGCAAGCCGCTTACCCTGCTCGGAGGCTGCTTTGCGGCTGCCGGCCTTGCTATCGGCCTTACCCAGCCGCTGGGCGTCTTTCTCATAACTGACAGGCTTGGCCTGCCAAAAGAGGAACTGCAATGGCTGATGACTGCATTTGGAGCCGGCATGATACTTGGCGGAGGCATTACTATAGCTCTTTCCAAGAAGGCTCAGCCCCAGCTGCTTCTTGCGCTTGGAATGGCAGCCAGTGCACTCGGCTTTATAGGAATGGGACTGTCCACCGCTTTCTGGCTCACACTTGCTGCACAATTTTTCTCCGGACTGTTTATGCCGTGCATCCATATCGGCATTAATACGATGATTCTTCAAAATACAGAAGAAAACTTTATCGGCAGGGTCAATGGCATCCTGAATCCCCTCTTTATGGGAGCAACCGTCATTACCATGTCGATGTCCGGCTGGCTGCTCAGCAAGCTTTCCATCGTACTGATTTATGAAGCTTCAGCTGTGCTTTTGGCGGTTGGAATTCTTATCCTCCTGCCAATCATGGGCAGAAGCTCCGTTAAATCCGGGGTGAGCGAAAAGATTTAA
- a CDS encoding alpha/beta hydrolase — protein sequence MKEGRVQLPNGISLNVAHSLSEKPVILCLHFSGGTWQAWHGIFPHFSADYSVIAPDMRGHGKSEKPESGYHIEEMADDIILLLNELGIECCHIIGSSMGAEVGLSIAASHPEMVQSLVCEGGLYDRWGEYSLLEGTKEEAEIERTELLASIYNEKELVYSSAEEYLSSMKGEFKEAKIWNRHTETFIRSTMEQKVNGHFANRFTKNVLAGFISSCWDIRLEDYYCKISCPVLFLPSQEESENRLAEKSIQHFSSLIREHYITYIPDSLHAYVWLQFPFQAADAVISFYKSFKSGRLSS from the coding sequence ATGAAGGAAGGAAGAGTTCAATTGCCAAATGGTATAAGTTTGAATGTGGCTCATAGTCTTTCTGAAAAACCAGTCATTCTGTGCCTGCATTTCAGCGGAGGAACATGGCAGGCATGGCATGGAATATTTCCGCATTTTTCTGCAGACTATAGTGTGATTGCACCGGATATGAGGGGACATGGTAAATCGGAAAAACCTGAAAGCGGCTACCATATTGAAGAAATGGCTGATGATATCATCCTGCTTTTAAATGAATTAGGCATTGAATGCTGCCATATCATTGGAAGCTCCATGGGGGCAGAAGTGGGGCTCAGCATCGCAGCCTCCCATCCCGAAATGGTCCAGTCGCTTGTTTGTGAAGGCGGTTTATATGATCGCTGGGGTGAATACAGCTTGCTGGAAGGAACAAAAGAAGAGGCAGAGATAGAAAGAACAGAGCTCCTGGCAAGCATTTATAATGAAAAAGAGCTTGTTTACTCGTCAGCTGAAGAGTATCTTTCGTCAATGAAAGGAGAATTCAAGGAAGCTAAAATCTGGAACAGACATACAGAAACATTTATAAGAAGCACGATGGAACAAAAAGTAAACGGACACTTCGCGAATCGCTTTACAAAGAATGTCCTAGCCGGCTTTATTTCGTCATGCTGGGATATCAGGCTGGAAGACTATTACTGTAAAATCAGCTGTCCTGTTCTTTTTCTGCCTAGCCAGGAGGAGTCTGAAAACAGACTGGCGGAAAAAAGCATCCAGCATTTTTCTTCCCTTATCCGGGAACATTACATTACCTATATCCCCGACTCACTGCATGCGTATGTTTGGCTGCAGTTTCCCTTCCAGGCTGCAGACGCCGTCATATCTTTTTATAAAAGCTTCAAATCAGGGAGGCTATCTTCTTAA
- a CDS encoding FtsX-like permease family protein produces MTFRQFAFKNVHRNKRLYAAYLLSSAFSVMVFFVYAVFAFHPGLKTEGIGGHVSTGLHFAEAVIYVFSFFFVLFSMSAFLKSRKKELGLLVMHGMTGMQLRKMIFMENMMIGLVSILTGIGTGMVLAKAILLAAENVLGLKKSLPFYMPVEALGLTAGAFVLLFAVISFFTVSMFRGNQLTAFIKRSAAPKPEPRASSLLALLSALLLAAGYITALKVKGVYVSVALVPVSTVVIIGTYFLFTQLSVYIIGRLKKNPSILFKKTNLLLFSDLAYRMKDNARTFFIVSIVSTVAFSAIGALVGFRTVMTKAVQEENPFAFDYSSYAGNEREASQVELIRTRLNEEGISYRELRAKGLYQTIGDSQAMFVKSSEYNPIARAAGGKAVDPQGDKAIKIIPMKTPAENEKQTNLTLKESGEPISIAGNTQSFAFPSYESFYVVSDNKFAALRSSAKTQHFYIFDAEDWKSTSDIGEELAKELPISRLGKEYSFFPLAHEMDKIVQGYGAILFVGLFIGAVFFVAAGSFLYFRLFSDLDEDKKKFSRIAKIGLTDDELSKVVSVQIGLLFFVPSGVAAVHGAVALTSMQNMFGTSLFKESALVLGSFLLIQLVYYVFIRSAYLKNIKKALR; encoded by the coding sequence ATGACCTTTCGTCAATTCGCGTTTAAGAATGTGCACCGCAATAAACGGCTGTATGCGGCTTATCTGCTGAGCAGCGCCTTTTCGGTCATGGTATTTTTCGTCTATGCGGTTTTTGCCTTCCATCCGGGCCTTAAAACAGAAGGAATCGGCGGGCATGTTTCAACCGGGTTGCATTTTGCCGAAGCAGTTATATATGTGTTTTCCTTCTTTTTTGTCCTTTTCAGCATGAGTGCATTCCTGAAATCGAGAAAAAAGGAGCTCGGATTGCTGGTTATGCATGGAATGACAGGTATGCAGCTCAGAAAGATGATCTTCATGGAAAACATGATGATCGGACTGGTTTCAATTCTGACAGGAATCGGAACTGGCATGGTGCTTGCCAAGGCAATCCTGCTCGCAGCTGAAAATGTACTCGGTTTAAAAAAGTCCCTGCCTTTTTATATGCCTGTTGAAGCGCTGGGCCTTACAGCGGGTGCTTTTGTCCTGCTGTTCGCAGTTATTTCATTTTTCACAGTTTCCATGTTCAGGGGGAATCAGCTGACAGCTTTTATTAAAAGAAGCGCTGCTCCAAAGCCTGAACCTCGCGCTTCCAGCCTGCTTGCCCTGCTATCTGCCTTGCTTCTTGCCGCAGGGTATATTACTGCGCTCAAGGTGAAGGGGGTTTATGTAAGCGTGGCATTGGTGCCGGTCAGCACTGTTGTCATCATCGGGACTTATTTTCTCTTTACACAGCTCAGCGTGTATATCATCGGCCGCTTAAAAAAGAATCCATCAATCCTGTTCAAAAAGACGAATCTGCTTCTTTTCTCTGATTTAGCTTACAGGATGAAGGATAACGCCCGTACCTTCTTCATTGTTTCGATTGTATCTACTGTGGCATTTTCAGCCATTGGTGCACTGGTCGGCTTCAGGACAGTTATGACCAAGGCAGTCCAGGAGGAGAATCCGTTTGCTTTTGACTACAGCAGCTATGCAGGAAACGAGAGGGAAGCATCCCAGGTTGAGCTTATCCGGACTAGGCTTAATGAAGAGGGGATTTCCTATCGCGAACTTAGAGCAAAAGGGCTTTACCAGACTATCGGCGACAGTCAGGCGATGTTTGTGAAAAGTTCAGAATATAATCCGATAGCAAGAGCGGCAGGCGGGAAAGCGGTAGATCCTCAAGGAGACAAAGCAATCAAAATAATACCTATGAAAACACCTGCTGAAAACGAAAAACAAACAAATCTGACCCTCAAAGAAAGCGGGGAGCCCATTTCCATAGCTGGAAATACACAATCATTTGCGTTCCCTTCATATGAAAGCTTTTATGTTGTATCAGACAATAAGTTTGCCGCGCTGCGAAGTTCTGCCAAAACACAGCATTTTTATATTTTTGATGCAGAAGATTGGAAAAGCACATCAGATATCGGGGAAGAACTGGCGAAAGAGCTTCCGATCAGCAGACTTGGAAAAGAATACAGCTTTTTTCCGCTAGCTCATGAAATGGATAAGATTGTTCAAGGGTATGGGGCCATCCTATTTGTCGGCCTATTTATCGGAGCAGTGTTTTTTGTTGCCGCCGGGAGCTTTCTTTACTTCAGGCTCTTTAGCGATCTTGATGAGGATAAAAAGAAATTTTCCCGCATTGCAAAGATCGGACTAACGGATGATGAACTGTCAAAAGTGGTTTCAGTGCAGATCGGGCTCCTGTTTTTTGTACCGTCAGGCGTTGCAGCTGTCCACGGCGCTGTAGCTCTTACCAGCATGCAGAATATGTTCGGCACCTCGCTCTTCAAGGAGTCAGCCCTTGTGCTGGGAAGCTTTTTACTGATTCAGCTGGTTTATTATGTATTCATCCGTTCGGCATACTTGAAAAATATCAAGAAGGCACTCCGCTAA
- a CDS encoding DMT family transporter, with product MNRLTYMLLVLLTTSLMGSSFAIGKIGLDYISPLMLTGLRFTIAGVLMAVIVQRKPRPSALPDWLKVFSIGLFQTAGVMGCIFLSLRTITAGESSILTFSNPLIVVVLGTIIFGLKYTKIQWIGVIAGFLGVILTLGFQFRLESGTLLGLGAAFSWAIATLLIKRWGGQFNTWVLTAYQLLFGGIVLLLMSLTMEKIELHITPLSIFIVVWLALMASIVQFAVWFYLLSKGDPGKTSAFLFLAPFFGVLSGWLLLGEAVHWYVYAGGALIFLGIFLVNWTFKKSST from the coding sequence ATGAACCGCCTCACTTATATGCTGCTGGTACTTTTGACAACCTCTCTTATGGGATCGTCCTTTGCTATAGGTAAAATCGGACTTGATTATATTTCCCCCCTTATGCTGACAGGGCTTCGTTTTACCATTGCCGGGGTGCTGATGGCAGTCATTGTACAGCGGAAGCCGCGGCCAAGTGCATTGCCAGACTGGCTGAAGGTGTTCTCGATCGGCCTGTTTCAGACAGCAGGGGTGATGGGGTGTATTTTTCTCAGCTTAAGGACCATCACTGCCGGGGAATCATCCATACTTACGTTCAGTAATCCGCTGATTGTTGTTGTTCTGGGCACGATCATTTTCGGCCTAAAATATACAAAGATTCAATGGATAGGCGTCATTGCTGGATTTCTGGGTGTGATCCTGACACTTGGCTTTCAATTTCGGCTGGAATCAGGCACCCTGCTCGGTCTTGGGGCAGCTTTTTCATGGGCAATCGCGACCTTGCTTATTAAAAGGTGGGGAGGGCAATTCAATACCTGGGTTTTGACAGCTTATCAGCTTCTTTTCGGAGGAATCGTCCTGCTGCTTATGAGCTTGACCATGGAAAAGATTGAGCTGCACATCACTCCGCTTTCAATCTTCATTGTTGTATGGCTCGCTTTGATGGCATCTATTGTCCAATTCGCTGTCTGGTTTTATTTATTAAGCAAAGGAGATCCGGGGAAAACGAGTGCCTTCCTTTTCCTTGCCCCATTCTTTGGCGTGCTGTCCGGATGGCTTCTGCTGGGGGAAGCTGTCCATTGGTATGTCTATGCCGGAGGAGCACTTATTTTTCTCGGGATTTTTCTTGTCAACTGGACTTTCAAAAAGAGCAGTACCTAA
- a CDS encoding class I SAM-dependent methyltransferase has product MKTEILEKNKESWNLSAERFFGRNPLPEYGPLAPVEDELNLLGDPAGKKVLDIGCGSGHSLLYMDGRGAAELWGIDLSPKQIQTAQQVLGGAAAPVRLFESPMENDPGLPDQYFDIVYSIYALGWTTSLEETLGNIHRFLKPGGTFIFSWEHPFFSRIRCKDSSIIIDKPYHEEGIYNHEGWNTPAFMQQYKVSTYINALVSQGFKIERVIEEACLSEEDRKRHSNRWYSYEKAQFLPTTIIIKSTKAI; this is encoded by the coding sequence ATGAAAACAGAAATTCTAGAGAAAAACAAAGAAAGCTGGAACCTTTCAGCAGAGCGCTTTTTTGGCCGAAATCCGCTCCCTGAGTATGGTCCCCTGGCCCCTGTAGAAGATGAACTGAACCTGCTTGGCGACCCTGCCGGGAAAAAGGTGCTGGATATCGGCTGCGGCAGCGGGCATTCTCTTCTCTATATGGACGGGCGGGGTGCGGCAGAGCTTTGGGGCATTGATTTGTCGCCGAAGCAGATTCAAACGGCACAGCAGGTGCTCGGCGGTGCTGCAGCGCCAGTAAGACTTTTTGAATCCCCTATGGAGAATGATCCGGGGCTCCCTGATCAATATTTTGATATTGTCTATTCCATCTATGCTCTCGGCTGGACAACGAGCCTCGAGGAAACGCTGGGTAATATCCACAGGTTTTTAAAGCCTGGCGGCACTTTCATTTTCAGCTGGGAACATCCATTTTTCAGCAGAATCCGGTGCAAAGATTCCTCCATTATTATCGATAAGCCTTATCACGAAGAAGGCATTTATAACCATGAGGGGTGGAATACGCCTGCTTTTATGCAGCAGTATAAGGTAAGCACCTATATCAATGCGCTGGTCAGCCAAGGTTTTAAAATCGAGAGAGTGATAGAAGAAGCATGCCTATCTGAGGAAGACAGGAAAAGGCACAGCAACCGCTGGTATTCCTATGAAAAAGCCCAATTTCTTCCGACAACTATCATTATTAAGAGCACAAAAGCTATTTAA
- the spoIIP gene encoding stage II sporulation protein P has translation MIKVVTVNVKHYKDLIYLLIAAAVFLFSIIIYTQFSSKSLERVMRNIEINELLTYFISSANHSFAPDSDPFTFENVTDALFSLATNVKPTDARTFLGTELPGLVYFDTEIVVAGEGTDLSTLPFESAPPAEVLMNEREVAEEKLQQPVADKPAQPAKKPEKTDVLIYHSHNMEAFLPLLKNTKDANKAVTSDERANVVGLGSKLSDALLQKGIGASQDKTNINKELLKREWTYSSSYKVSNEVVHASAEANPNLKYFIDIHRDSARKDKTTATINGKTYARLYFIVGKENKNYQANLEYTKKLNAKVEEKYPGLSRGVFLKTKLEGNGVYNQDISNRAILVELGGVDNNLEELHRTVDALSEAFADIYWDENGGSKE, from the coding sequence ATGATAAAAGTTGTAACAGTAAACGTTAAACATTACAAAGATCTCATCTACCTACTAATCGCGGCCGCCGTTTTCCTCTTTTCTATCATTATCTACACTCAATTCAGCTCAAAGTCACTGGAGCGCGTCATGAGAAATATTGAAATCAATGAACTGCTGACTTATTTTATCAGCTCGGCCAATCATTCCTTCGCTCCTGACAGCGATCCTTTCACATTTGAAAATGTGACAGATGCCTTATTTTCCCTTGCCACTAATGTAAAGCCTACGGATGCCCGTACCTTTCTCGGGACAGAGCTTCCCGGCCTTGTTTATTTTGATACAGAAATAGTGGTTGCCGGGGAAGGAACAGATCTTTCCACCCTACCATTTGAATCAGCACCTCCAGCAGAAGTACTCATGAATGAGCGTGAAGTTGCAGAAGAAAAGCTGCAGCAGCCTGTGGCGGACAAGCCGGCACAACCGGCCAAAAAGCCTGAAAAAACAGATGTGCTGATTTATCATTCACATAATATGGAGGCCTTCCTTCCGCTGCTGAAAAATACAAAAGACGCCAATAAAGCCGTAACTTCAGATGAACGGGCCAATGTGGTCGGACTGGGCAGCAAACTTTCAGATGCACTCCTGCAAAAAGGGATCGGAGCATCCCAGGATAAGACCAATATTAATAAAGAATTGCTTAAGAGAGAGTGGACCTACTCTTCTTCCTATAAAGTATCCAATGAAGTTGTCCACGCTTCTGCAGAAGCAAATCCAAATTTGAAATATTTCATAGACATCCACCGCGATTCTGCCAGGAAGGATAAAACGACTGCGACGATCAACGGCAAAACCTATGCACGTCTGTATTTCATCGTCGGCAAGGAAAATAAAAATTACCAGGCCAATCTGGAATATACAAAAAAACTGAATGCGAAGGTTGAAGAAAAATACCCGGGCCTCAGCCGTGGAGTATTCTTAAAGACAAAGCTTGAAGGAAACGGGGTATATAACCAGGATATATCCAACAGAGCCATTCTGGTAGAGCTTGGCGGGGTCGATAATAATCTGGAGGAACTCCACAGAACAGTTGATGCTTTATCTGAAGCTTTTGCAGATATCTATTGGGACGAGAACGGCGGCAGCAAGGAGTAA
- a CDS encoding STAS domain-containing protein, with protein MHRNEDLHEYLVDKTWQLTEDWYASLDKSDPKGVYSSTNPNVIRTIKQQNHDFHEHFCKIFIMDEDQFFHEFEQWILSIAQDEEHLSTPVHFILREFFNTQEQYLDLVGKFTGENEGKYTQEQINTWNRLIIKAFSKVMTWFTQENHKFSEARLKASQEMINELSSPVISLNNNAALLPLVGDIDTARAKFILEHTLLECNEKKVNHLFIDLSGVVMIDTMVAHQIFQLIETLTLIGVKSTLSGIRPEIAQTAVQLGISFDRISVTSTLERAINSLK; from the coding sequence ATGCATAGAAATGAAGATTTACATGAATACTTAGTAGATAAAACATGGCAGCTAACAGAAGACTGGTATGCTTCTTTGGACAAAAGTGATCCAAAAGGAGTATACAGCTCGACCAATCCAAATGTTATTCGTACAATCAAGCAGCAAAATCATGATTTCCACGAGCATTTTTGCAAAATTTTTATCATGGATGAAGATCAGTTTTTCCATGAATTTGAGCAGTGGATTCTTTCTATAGCCCAGGATGAAGAGCACTTGAGCACTCCAGTCCACTTTATTTTAAGAGAGTTCTTTAACACCCAGGAACAGTATCTTGATTTGGTTGGAAAATTTACCGGAGAAAATGAAGGCAAGTATACTCAGGAGCAGATCAACACCTGGAACAGATTGATCATCAAGGCGTTCAGCAAGGTGATGACCTGGTTCACACAGGAAAACCATAAATTTTCTGAGGCCAGACTCAAGGCCAGCCAGGAAATGATCAATGAACTCAGCTCGCCGGTCATTTCGCTTAATAATAATGCAGCATTGCTGCCGCTTGTAGGCGATATCGATACGGCAAGAGCCAAGTTCATCCTTGAGCACACGCTGCTCGAATGCAATGAGAAAAAGGTTAACCATCTGTTCATCGACCTGTCAGGGGTGGTCATGATTGATACTATGGTTGCCCATCAGATTTTTCAGCTGATAGAGACGCTTACACTGATTGGCGTGAAGAGCACTTTATCTGGCATCCGGCCAGAAATTGCCCAGACGGCAGTGCAGCTGGGAATCTCATTCGACAGGATCAGTGTTACTTCCACCCTGGAGAGAGCCATCAATTCACTTAAATAA
- a CDS encoding CBS domain-containing protein, with translation MNIAFFLLPKNELVFVYDHWTMRQAMEKMEYHRYTTFPILNKEGKYVGSLSEGDLLWKLKSMGRVDFNEIQGVMLKDVPLHRSYEPVLVSSEMEEIINSSLNQNFVPVTDDSGVFIGLIRRREIIDYLAGSFKERDLSVPGEQSKTT, from the coding sequence ATGAATATCGCGTTTTTTTTATTGCCTAAAAATGAACTGGTTTTTGTCTACGACCATTGGACAATGAGGCAAGCCATGGAAAAAATGGAGTATCACCGTTATACAACCTTTCCGATATTAAATAAAGAAGGAAAGTATGTAGGTTCCTTGTCGGAAGGAGACTTGTTATGGAAGCTCAAAAGCATGGGCAGGGTCGACTTTAATGAGATCCAGGGAGTGATGCTGAAGGATGTGCCGCTTCATAGATCATATGAGCCAGTGCTAGTTAGCAGTGAGATGGAAGAAATCATTAATTCATCACTAAATCAGAATTTTGTCCCTGTTACTGACGACAGCGGCGTATTCATAGGATTGATCCGAAGAAGGGAAATTATCGATTATCTGGCAGGCAGCTTCAAAGAAAGGGACTTGTCTGTTCCCGGGGAGCAGAGCAAGACAACATAA
- a CDS encoding DUF3231 family protein: MGILSGNPKEEPLHYGEVFSIWSSQLAGNAMIAGYQTMMNHAGDGDLKKLLTEAIELGKENRRQVEELLKENGVGLPPALPERPDACLDDIPVGARVSDMEIAGTLSADIAAGLVACSQVIGMSIREDVAMMYGQFHTQKAQLGAKVLRLNKEKGWLIPPPLHLSKGKDC; this comes from the coding sequence ATGGGAATTTTAAGCGGCAACCCGAAGGAAGAACCGTTGCATTATGGCGAAGTATTTAGTATCTGGTCCTCCCAGCTTGCAGGAAATGCGATGATTGCAGGATATCAGACCATGATGAACCATGCAGGTGACGGTGATCTTAAGAAGCTGTTGACTGAAGCGATTGAACTCGGCAAAGAAAATCGCAGGCAGGTAGAGGAACTGCTGAAAGAAAATGGAGTAGGCCTGCCGCCGGCACTGCCTGAACGGCCGGATGCGTGCCTGGATGACATCCCGGTTGGCGCAAGGGTTTCCGACATGGAAATAGCGGGAACACTCTCAGCTGACATTGCCGCAGGGCTAGTTGCCTGCAGCCAGGTTATAGGTATGTCGATCCGTGAAGATGTAGCCATGATGTATGGGCAGTTCCACACACAAAAAGCCCAGCTTGGCGCCAAGGTTTTGCGTCTGAATAAAGAAAAAGGCTGGCTGATCCCTCCTCCCCTGCATCTGTCTAAAGGGAAGGACTGCTAA
- a CDS encoding aminoglycoside phosphotransferase family protein, whose protein sequence is MDLPEAFKRTIINVHKEKGIQWLSNFDDLIEECERRWKLKIGEYYKLSYNFAAPVIMANGTEAVLKLSVPSGESKGEAYALEQLKGPGVVKIFEADVEKGILLLEKVSPGSTLAGVVDDEEAAGIAANLMKNLWVPAQDSSDLPGMEERHQSLQRILRENPEGLGPITASMLNEANSIFAENIRNTADNFLLHGDLHHYNILDGGKNGWIIIDPKGLIGEKEYDVIQYLLNRLPETNAESIISKRINLFAEKAGLERDKLISWGYAHSILSASWSWKENGRCEPSFFNSIWAFKEMLNKSRNA, encoded by the coding sequence ATGGACTTGCCAGAAGCGTTTAAAAGAACCATTATAAATGTACATAAAGAGAAAGGCATACAATGGCTTTCTAACTTTGATGATTTAATAGAAGAATGCGAGCGGCGGTGGAAGCTTAAAATAGGGGAGTATTATAAGCTTTCCTATAATTTTGCGGCGCCCGTTATCATGGCAAATGGAACAGAGGCAGTTCTGAAACTCTCCGTACCCAGCGGGGAATCAAAAGGAGAGGCATATGCCCTGGAGCAGCTTAAAGGGCCGGGCGTCGTGAAAATATTTGAAGCTGACGTGGAAAAAGGCATTCTCCTCCTTGAAAAGGTGTCCCCAGGTTCAACTCTCGCTGGAGTTGTAGACGACGAAGAAGCCGCTGGGATTGCCGCAAATCTGATGAAGAACCTTTGGGTTCCTGCACAGGATTCGTCTGATTTGCCTGGGATGGAGGAGCGGCATCAAAGTCTTCAGCGGATTCTCCGTGAAAATCCGGAAGGGCTGGGACCAATAACAGCTTCAATGCTGAATGAAGCAAACAGCATATTTGCTGAGAACATAAGGAATACAGCAGACAATTTCCTTCTTCATGGAGATTTGCATCACTATAATATCTTGGATGGCGGGAAAAATGGCTGGATTATCATCGATCCAAAAGGGCTGATCGGAGAAAAGGAATATGATGTTATACAGTACCTTCTCAACCGGCTGCCTGAAACAAATGCTGAATCTATCATCTCAAAAAGGATTAACCTATTCGCTGAGAAAGCCGGCCTGGAAAGGGATAAGCTGATCAGCTGGGGATATGCCCATTCGATCCTCTCGGCTTCATGGAGCTGGAAAGAAAATGGCCGCTGCGAACCTTCTTTTTTTAACAGTATTTGGGCATTTAAAGAGATGCTCAACAAAAGCAGGAATGCCTGA